The genomic stretch acagagttggaggaGCTGCAGCGCGATGCCTATGATAGTGCTTGCCTTTATAAGGAGCGGACTAAGGCctttcatgacaaacatatcttgcCCAAGAAATTTGTTCGGGATCagaaagtatggctcttcaattccagACTCCAGCTTTTCCCTGGGAAGCTCCGTTCAAGATGGGACGGCCCCTTCATAGTCACCTCAGTGTCACCCCATGGAGTCGTTGAATTGCgggacccaaaggatggcactctattcaaggtcaacggtcaaaggttgaagccTTGCATCCAGAATCTCGAGCCAGGTACAAACGTGGAATCTGTCGATTTGACGGATCCCGTCTATCTTTTTGATTAAGGCACTGACAccctgggctcgagcgcacccactatgcgctcgatcccagtaCACGGGCCTACGCTCGAGTCCACCCTgcgtgggatcgagcgcagccgcTCTCCACTTAGCACACACGTGCACGCGTACTCTCGCGCGCACCTTCAGTGCCACTCGAGCGTATGCCCGCACTCCACTCCATCctttgcacgagtgcgatcgagcgcacgctagtgccgctcgagcgcactcgtccAGAGAGCTCACGTGACCTTTTTAGGTCACGACATCTCCTCTTTCTCCcccatttttttccctctctcgcAGCACCGCCCCCTCCCCCACCACTGCGCACACCCAACACCACCACCCAATACCACCACCAAACACCACCAATCTCCACCCCGTCGCCGCCGCACTCCCCTACCACCGCCGAAACCCCAACGTCGCCCCACGTTCCCCCTCTCCGACCACTTTAACCACCCCTATTTCCCCTTCTCCCCAATACCCAACCGCCCCCcgttttctccatttttttttctttttttgtagaaaTCAGCAGTCCGTGGGTCCACGGACTGCTCTGTGttggtttttctttgtttgcaGGGGGTTGGGCAGCCCAGTACGGTGGTTCTACACCACTTCCATTTTGTGGTGCACACCAAGTGTTCGAGCAATTGCCTCAACGAAGCCCAGCCATGCTTCCGGCCACTGCCTCCACATCCCGCTCTTCCCCTGCTCGGGAGACCTCCCCCGAGGCTCCCTCCCAGCCATTACCTCCCAGTGGGAAGCCCCGGAAGCTCATCTTGGAGACCTCCTTTGCCGTCGACACAGTTTTTCATAGCCTTCCAGCCACCAAGTGGGGGGTCAAGGAATGCAGACGACGCGGCCTCACTGCACTGTTCCAGCCAGTCAGCCCCATTGCATACGAAGGGCTGGTTCGAGACTTTTATGCCCACCTGACTTTTGATTGTACTCGGCCGGGCGTCCTCTCTTCATCCGTGGCGGGCATAGACGTGGAGCTGACCACCGAAGACATTGCTTCTGCCTTGCAGTGTTCTCATGAGTGCCCGTCCAACATTTTGGCTCGGGATGGCTCACCTCGATACTCCGACCTCCCGGCCGACCTCACACTGCAGTTTATTGTGGATGACATGTGCCACAGCCGCTATACCGATGACCTCCACAATTCCACAAGCAAGGTCCTGCTCCCCTCCCGCTTGTGGTTCATGGACTTCATCCTGCAGCGGAATGTGTGCCCCTTTGGACACAAGATGCAGCGGCGCGGCCCCTTTCTTGCCGCACTCTATGCCTTTCAGAGAGGCTATTGGATCTCCATTCCCCAGCTCATTTGGGACCAGCTGCACAAGTTTTGGGATGGGGCAATTGTGCGGTGCACGCAGGGTTTGGCGTCATGGGGACTTCCATTCCCGTTTCTCCTCACCCAGATCTTTCAGACCCGAGGCATAGAGGGTACCCCGACTGATGGTCCTATCTCCACGCATCCTCAGTTTGGTCTGATCCAGTGGAATCAGAGTTATTCTCACATGCCGTGACGATGTCGGGCACCTGCAGCAGCAGCGGTCGATAGGGACGCTGATGGGCCTGTGCATGATGAGCCACCTCCAGCAGCGCTGGTCGATAGCATGGGAGCACCAGCTACAGTCACTCTGACCATGTCACAGTATGAGTCCTTACATAAAGAATTGCAGGACCTCTGCGCTGAGCTTGCAAACCAGAGAGCGGAAGACATGCGCTAGGCAGATGAACGATTTGAAGCGCAGCAAGAACTGCTGCGTGCCATTGTAGCTCGGCTGCCACCTGCGCcaggggcatcttcttctgcgcCATAGTGACAGGTTTGgtgtttctttttccccttgcattgttttattgttattttccacacactgaggacattgtgcactttaagttggggggtgtgggcataTACATGATAGTTTTgagcatgcaattgattttcctattgtggtttgaaattcattgatgggcttaatatgacgaacacatgatcacttgattaagaaattaaaactgGGTTACCCtcattggcagcatgaaatattacttgtttcagtttaattttcacaagcacacttGGATATAGTGTGTGGGGTATAAAATCTAGaataaaaaatgtttggttttaatATTCGGAATGTAGTTGGGCAACTTATTGGGAAAACAACTTTGgcataaagtataaaaaaattaaataaataaataaaaatgatcattttaaactttccaccaagtaaccggacctcttgcctcattaagcagtgagtgttcgcgtcaaaaagtgaaaagtttggattggttgacaaaaaaaaaaaaaaaaagtagcttagctttgtagcctttttgacccgagttagtaagtccttaggggtgtttctacacctaatgtcctaaaaccatctggtttgggagtcattggcctaacactcgataaatgggtcaatcagaaagcttaagggagctaagtgaaaaaaaaaaaaaaaaaaaagaagttgccttggttgtttgTCCGATGGGGagtccaatgaattttgagtattgatccatgcatgattgagtttagttttgaaatcccttgatcatgtgttgagttcacatacattaattgaattttgtaatatctcataattgccatgattggaGCTAAGTTGTGATtgcctgaaattgtgaagatagtgtttgttttattaagcctgttaATGACTGAAAACCATGATGGTCACGAGATTGCATTCTTAGGAATTACATGGttagaaaatgtttgtgggtatcattcctggaaaaccctcatgagacttcactcgtcctctagggaattcctaggggtttaaaaggcttgttacatatgctaaatgcaaccgtacgtcccacgaaagctggatttatcttttttttgtttttcagattattttctgttttatattgctaagggactagcaatatgtaagttggggggtgtgataagcaccgaatgttgcacattcaaatcccttaatttacatatgttaattccttagcattgttatttgtttgattttgttttgtttttatgtttcaggtcttatttgacaaaccattggaaattggggtTAAAAGATCCAAAAGTTGAGTATTCTGGAACTAGGATCGAGAGCAGAATtcatgggatcgagcgcactgcgctcgagcgtctgcgatCAAGGGTCGAGCACATTcctgcgctcgcgcgcacaccatccaggctcgagcgcactgcgctcgagcgcaccaagtcttggatcgagcgcactcgagcgtacagtgcacggcaagaacTCCTCTCCAGCGTGGACTTGGATTTctgtctcccaattggactgggagactgctctccggttttctcaggaattttagggtttttagggttctcctaatccctataaatagggctctaaaccttgtaaacagacacaccgctttctagagtaaaaattcagtaaattgtctttggagcttagaagatcatgagcggctaaacccatttgtggggtgttgatgtaaccctatccaagcacaatggtttgattgtatttaatttctagattttcaatttatgcatgttaattgtataactatgaggattgctacaattgatttttgttcttcatattaaatgcaattgttcttaaattccaaaatcaatatttgtgaaattcttctcttgtcttagaaagtattttacttttattgatctcaaatcattcttgttttttgtgattatgagaatgatggttatacaatgggtttaattgacatatgatcaataggatttgtaGGCCATGCCTaaggaagacggattgtactacacgctagtttagtgtaatttaggtagacaatctgtgccaaccgaagatgggttacacttagtcattgattatatgtatcctgttaaagaatttgataatttatacctagggaagacgggtcgtaccgcatcttagtggttaggtagacgatccgtgccaactgaagatagattatgcttattctttaataaggtagtttcttgtttatttatatttataacatgcatagaatgaatttctgggattaattatgattaaccattgttgtgcggatagaggtgaagtcaataccctactctctctctctcatatatttacttcctttatttccgtttattttatgcactttaaatttacacaaacaaatcattctcttttaattaagttagttttaatctttcaaattttgataattaaacccctgcagtccttgaggtttgacaccctctctatagccgtatcctacaaagattcgtcctattgcgagtggtaattttattattgatattttttgtcacaaaaataccacatcaattggcatattgttatattatttgagcatgattagtggtggatatcaaagccctaccttttatttatctttatttattttcaatatatcaatatcaatttcgtgagaaagttgatattttaatcaattctaagcgaaatcaacaatctttgtgcgaacgatctcgtactttgtgcactatactactattttgatcttgaacacttgcgagttaaaacataccaattattatctattaatttaggtagtatttggcataaCACGCACATACCTGTAGCTCTCTAGATTGCTAGAGATCCAAATGCACAACACCACTACTAGAGATCCGAATGTCAGCACTGGCGCTCGTCGTAGACCCGCACAATGCAACACTGTCGTTTGCCAAACCAACCTATCGGAGATCCACCACTGCTGGAGATCTGAACGCACATCATTGCCACTTGCCCCAGACGCGCACAACGCCACACTGCTGTTCGTCGATTCCTGGAGCCCCAGCACTGCCGTTTGCCAAACCAAGTCGCCAGAGGCCCACTATTGCAGGAGACCCACTACCGCCAAACCTCCAAACTTTCACCAACGTGACCGTCATTCCTTGGGTCGCCAATCTACCACTCTCCAGACCCAAACAGGGTTTGCTTATTCCGGTGTAAGGATTCCTTATCCTGGTTTGGTGTTAGAAGGTTGGGTTGTTTGGTAATAGGGATAGCTTTTATTCCAACTTATTGCATTCTAAGGATATCCTATCCTAAATaagaaggaagagaagaagaagaagcaagaaaaaaagaagaaatttcgTCATGGTGGCCATAATGCAATTGGGAAGTGTGGCAATTCGGTAGGGAAAGTCACAAGCGGGACTAGCCAACTAGGTTGGTTCACTAGTCCAACCTAATCAAAAACCGGTCAAACACGCTAGCCAGGTTGACCTGATAGATCCAGTCATCAGCATCAACCCTGTTAATCCTATAGATCAGCAGGGACTGGTCCAGCACAACATACCTCCTCGTCAACCGGAACCGGGAGATCCTGAACACTTTGCTGCGATGGCAACACAAATCGAAGCCTTGACACGAAAAAATGGAGAACTCCTTCAACAAGTATCCGAGTAGTCTCAGGGAGGAAACCCGTGGTAGGCGGGACAAAGAAGAGCACAATAGTCGGGTTGACACTCATAACCAACCTGGAGGAGGACACCAAGAAGACAACTTCGAGCAACATGTAAATCGGAAGGAAGAAAATGATAACAAAGTCAATGGCACTCGGGATGACGAACTCAACCGGAGAATGGCAGAGTTTGACAAGAGGTTCACCAACTTGGAGATGGAGAGGAAGAATAAAGGGAAGGACACCTTCTTGGAGAATATGCTGTAGGGGACCGATTCACCTTTCTCCCTGCGAGTGGAAGAGTACCTGTTGCCCAAAAAATTCAAGGTCACTCCTATGATGAGTTACAAGGTTGTCGAAGATCCGATCGAGCACTTGGAGGATTTACGGTCACATGTACGCCTCCTTGGCATCCAAGACGAGGTGGCTTGCTAGGCCTTACCCCTTACTTTATCAAGAAGTGCACAAAACTGGTTCAGAAAGCTGCCCCTGGTGTGATGTCCCACATTGGCTgggcatgaaaaagatgatgtgtttatatagaatatactctctctaaatagtataaggccttttgggggtaaacccaataataaaaccgtgcagGCTTGGCctaaagcggacaatatcatatcacttGAAGGaggggtgttacatatggtatcagagccatagcccagcctgagatggggggagcgtgcacaagccccaTGAGATTCGCCAGTGAGGACGCTgagtcctaagagggggtgggtgattgtgacgtcccacattgcctgagcatgaaaaagatgatgtgtttatatggaatatactctctctaaatggtatgaggccttttagGGGCAAACCCAATAGTAAAACCATgcaggcttggcccaaagcggacaatatcatatcatttgaAGGAGGCGCGTTACACCCGGGCTTAATTGACAAATTTAAAGACCTAGGCCGGGTATTCTTGACTCAGTTTATGACTTCACAGACTCGGAAGAAACCATAGTCCTATCTACTGACTCTAAAGTAGCGCAATGATGAAACCCTGAAGCAATTCATAACTCAGTTCAACCTAGAGAAGACGGAAATTAAAGAGCCTACAAATGATTTCGTGTACTCGGCGATCTATCACGGGCTCTTAACCAAAGAACCAGTGGTGAGGAAGATGGCGAGAAGACCGCCGAACAATCTCCAAGAATTGATGAGTAAGGTAGAGGAGTTTATCAATGAAGCTGATGTTCTGGAGGCAATAGATAGCACCAGTCTCCAGATAACCGGAACAagcagaagaaaagaagaagaaggagtcCCAAAGGGTTCTAGAAGAACAAAACCCTCCAATAAAGATCCAAAGTTCATCAGACCACCAAAAATAGTAGGTAATCCACCTGAGAAATATAGCAATAAGTATTGTGAGTTTCACAAAGCTGGAGGCCACTACACAGAAGGATGCATAGCACTGAGGCTATTAATAGAGAAGTTCATAGAGGATGGCAAGCTGAGTCAATTCTTGGGAGATCGGAGGGGTTCCCCAGGTGATGACAGGGTCAATCGGTTCCATGACTGCTGGGACTATAACACTCGAGAGAAGGCCGAGAGAATCACCCCTGAGAAGACGATCTTAGGGGACGCAAAGAAGAAGGAGGTGACAGAAGTAGAGAAAGGAGTAGGAGTCAGTGACACGAGGAATCGAGAAATCAAGATGTAGTAGCTGAGATCCGGACGATAACCTGAGGATTCGCCGGAGGAGGAGAGTCTAACTCTGCAAGAAGAGCTCGTGCATGACAGAGGAGGAGGAGTAGTACACCCGAGTATTATACCCGGGTATTGTCGTTTGgtttattgtttatgttttcggtgattgtctttcaataaatttaatttgaataatgagtaatgctaattTAAGCATCAGAGTGTTCCCGGTCCCCAGGAccccctttgacaattactCTTTGGGAAgaaagacaaggagaaaaccttggataaAAACGAGTAcagggagaaaaccctaagTAAAAGCAAataacgggagacaacccggtCAAAAAACAAGTAGCCACCCTGTGGCAAAGGGGAGTAAAGGTTAGTTTGTCAAAAGATTCAAACATCTTGGTTGAAGATTATTTTGCAGGTTAAAGCTTAGTTTGTCAAGCCGGACTCAAAGAAGAACCGGGTAAGTCACCCCCGGACATGTCAAAGAAGTACCGGGTATGTCACCTCCGGACATGTCAAAGAAGTACCAGGTATGTCACCCCCAGACATCTCAAAGAAGAACTGGGTAAGTCACCCCCAGACATGTCAAAGAAGAATCGGGTAAGTCACCCCCGGATATGTCAAAGAGGAACCGGGTTTGTCACCCCCGGACATACAAAGAAGTACCGAGTATGTCACCCCCGAACATGTCAAAGAAGAACTAGGTAAGTCACCCCCGGACATGTCAAAGAAGAATCAGGTAAGTCACCCTTGGATATGTCAAAGAGGAACCGGGTTTGTCACCCCCAGACATACAAAGAAGTACCAAGTATGTCACCCCCGAACATGTCAAAGAAGAACTAGGTAAGTCACCCCCGGACATGTCAAAGAAGAACCGAGTAAGTCACCCCCGGACATGTCAAAGAAGAACCGAGTATGTCATCCCCGGATATGTCAAAGAAGAAATGGATATGTCACCCCCGGATATGTTAAGGAAAAACCGGGTGTGCCACCCCCGGATATGTAAAGGAAAAACCGAGTATGTCACCTTCGGATATGTCAAAGAAGAACCGAGTATGTGACTCCCGGATATGTTGAAGTCAATAACCAGGTGTAACCTCTGGGCAAAGTAAAGAGTTGGGGGGCACTGTTGGCAACAATGAGTAAACCTTGGAAGATACTCAGAGACAAAGAGAAAACCTtggaaaaaaacaataaatcacCCCAAAGCGAATGGGAAACAAATGTTAGTCTGTcgaaagacttataaattacTGCTTAACGGTTATTGTGCAGGTTGAGATTATCTTTACAACTTGAAGAGGGACCCGGGCATGATCCCCGAGTATCTCGAAACTAGGACTGGTTTAACCCCCGAGCAAAGGATAGAGCTGGGGGGTGCTCCCGAGAACTCAAAGCTGAAGAGCTCTGACTGACAATCTCAAAGCACACTCACTAGGGAGACACGAGTCTTGGACAAGGTCAAACAACAAGCTGCCAAAAGGCTTTGACTAAATTCCCGTTACTCAAGTACCTTAGCTAAGGGAATTGGTggtaactgttgggaataaattcatactacaagcccaccaaatCTGGGCCCAATAGCCAAGGATAGgcccataaaaatattaattaaataagcaagggctattaattaaatataaagataTATTTCAATTAGGAGAAAGAGGAGCACAATTCCTCCTAATCCAACTCCAATAAGAAGACCCAATCCAAGTCTACTTCAACACCCCaaacctataaataggcccttaCACAAGGTCCAAAAATATCTTCTCATACCCTCTCAACATTTTTTCTCCTCAGAAATTATGAATTAGAGCTCAATTAGTCCCTTTAAGCATATTGAATGATTGTGTGTCGAAGCACGATCTTTTTCTTAGAAACTGTCTAACTTTGGTGTCGGAGTGTCCCCGATCTCCCGGGGAGACCCTTGGACAATTGCTCTTTTGGAGTGCACAATGACGACATATTGCAGATCTTGAAGGCCCCGAAGAACGCACAATCCACCGTGaggaaaactgttctaacactttatataaattaaggaaaaaatataatttagcctcctaaactaccagtcattttcattttagcctcctaatgttcaaaaagtgataaagtagtcccccaaactactaaCTAGTTACAATTTGGCTAatccgttagtcattaccgttAAATAGGATAGAATTCAATagattaagttactaaaataccattttgggaaaaaaaaaattaattaattttaaaaatgctcccaaaacgatgtcgttttgagggggaaaaagaaaaaaaacggtggtttaggggtggctcagcGGCCACCTCcatggccatgggggtggcccatCGGCCTGCGGGGTGGCCACACTTGTGGTGTGGCAGGGCGACCACCGCACAGGCATGGGCCGGCGAGCCATCCCAaaaccattgttttttttttaaacggcgTCATTTTTGGggggtattttttaaattgattttttttttttcaaaatggtattttcgtaacttaacctcaaaaaacgacgtcgttttgcattttccatcatatttgaaGGTGTTGACTAATAGAGTGGTCAAATTACAActtttttgtagtttggagagctattttattattttttgaatattaggggattaaaataaaaataactgatagtttgaggagctaaattatatttttctcataaattaatataataaggtaatataattgttaaaaaaatatgaaaagtatTTAATAATGCGTGATTTTTACGTTTTAAGAGACACATATCAGATTGATTgttttgtataaattaattaaaaactaatttataacaaattttTGTCGGCGATTCAAAGTAGGCGGCTGCTTGCGACGCTTTAATTTAGCAAATATCAAGACAGAAGACGATAGAGTTTTGTCTAAGGTTTGAGTCACATGGCATTTCTGTAGTTTCATGTAAAGCTCATGGGCATATTTTAACAAATGCGTCTATAAGAGGGAAACGAGATAAGATATGAGAtcggagaaagaaagaaagcaaagaaaaatgaggAAGGAGATTATGGTTGCAGTGTTGGTTCTGTTTGTCGTCGTTTCACAAATGGAGAGGGTTGAGCCCGCAGATCCCGATTGCTATGACCAGTGCTCCACCGGCTGCGTTCAACCTGACAGTAagtcctctttctttttttttttccaaaccgGTCACTCTGGCCGGTTTGGGGGAGCCACCCCATGACCAGATGCTGCAAAACCCATTTCTCAAAATCTGATTATACCAAACAAGAAACCATTAAAACCTCGAGAAACAACTGGGTTTGTTTCTGTTGACAGCTTCAACGTGAAGTAGCAGGGGCCAAAAAGTGATGGAATCTATGATCTGAATGGGAACTAATGAAAACCCAGATCAGTAAACCATGTcactaaataaaaaagttaGCTTAAAAGATTGAAGCTTGAAGAGATTTCTCATAAGTCATAGCCGTACTGTGTTTGAGAGCTTAGCCAAAGgtggtggtttcggccaccccttgggctcTTGGGGTGACCCGTCCACCCACATCTGGCCGTGGTGGCTCGCCACTCCAACCGGCCAGATCTGGCCACCCGAGCGTAGccgctcaatttttttttttttttctttttctttaaaaaaaaattaaaagaattaaaaaattaattatatgataaatAACTACATTTGATTAATAATGACGTGTCTCTTAAgtttggacaaaattttaatggatgacaatttttatctttatgaaatgaaaattacaaggaattaaaaaataaataaaaatgttgaaacaggaaggaaagggcatttaactctttttaatatttattttaatgtctTTCTTTGTGTgttgttatttatatatattcagcgAGGCTTATGCAACGGTGTGACAGAAAGTGTCAGATAAAATGCGGTCCAGGTAAATCTTGTCTTCCTTGGCTTAACTTTGACGCACTGCCACCTCACCTGCTTTATTCTATTtagtaaaaaatgtaaaattagtttaagTAATTTATCATATTTGCAATTAACCTTGTATCAAAATAATTTCATAAGATTTTTacgtatattaaaaaaataatttagtccttatACTTAAATTTGGTTTACATACTTAATATATTCAGTTTCGATAGTTTGAAACAAATTGTAACATATGTCATATTTAAGCAAATGTAACACTaatagaatttattaaattagaTGACAGAATTTAATTGTAAAGATTAAATTGTCTTTTTAACATTATCTCATAaacttttgagtttattttaaatACTACAGTGAATTGTTTGTAAATTagataattttgcatttttcggTTCTATTGAAAATGGAGATAACTCTAAGTGAATTGGTATTTGTTGTGTAT from Corylus avellana chromosome ca1, CavTom2PMs-1.0 encodes the following:
- the LOC132167113 gene encoding uncharacterized protein LOC132167113 gives rise to the protein MRSEKERKQRKMRKEIMVAVLVLFVVVSQMERVEPADPDCYDQCSTGCVQPDTRLMQRCDRKCQIKCGPDADPDFEVNIG